A window of Thiocapsa bogorovii genomic DNA:
ACCGTTCTGGACCACGGCGTCAAACGCATCCCCGTGCATCACCAGGAAGCGACGACCATCGGCAGTGGTATGAATCACCTCTTCACGGACGGCCACGTTGCCGAAATCGGCACCGAGATGCGTGCGGAACAGCTCGTCGTGGTTGCCCGGTGTGTAGATGACCTCCGTCCCACGCTTGGCCTTATCGAGCACCTCGCGGACCACCTGATTGTGGGCCTCGGGCCAATAGACACCGTTCTTCATCGCCCAGATGTCGACGATGTCACCCACCAAGTACAGCTGCTTGCACTCGGTCGACTGCAGGAAATCGAGCACGAGAGCCGCTTGGCACCCTCGAAAGCCCAGGTGGACATCGGAGATAAAAATACTCCGATATTTCAACGGATTCATTCGCCTGATGTCGGTCATCGTA
This region includes:
- a CDS encoding UDP-2,3-diacylglucosamine diphosphatase; protein product: MTDIRRMNPLKYRSIFISDVHLGFRGCQAALVLDFLQSTECKQLYLVGDIVDIWAMKNGVYWPEAHNQVVREVLDKAKRGTEVIYTPGNHDELFRTHLGADFGNVAVREEVIHTTADGRRFLVMHGDAFDAVVQNGRWLAMIGSRAYDGLLMLNGLVSRMRRGLGLDYWSLAGYLKHKVKNAVSYIGNFEAAVAGEAERRRVDGMICGHIHHPELREIAGVAYCNCGDWVESCTAIVEQHDGRLELLRWTDAYPRASDIEQGRFALPQAG